The genomic segment TGTTGGACCGCCTCTGAGTCGCCGCGTCGGTGCGGCTTCCGTCCGTCTCCACACCCCGAACCGACCCGAACGTACATTCGCGTTCCCCGCGAGTCCCGTCCATGGCGAGCGAAGACACCGACCGAGTCGCAATCGTGACGGCGGCGGGACGCGGAATCGGGGCGGCGTGCGCGCGACGACTGGCGGCGGACGGCTACGTGCCGGTCCTCCTCTCGAAGTCGGGGGCGGCCGTCGACGTGGCCGAGGAACTCGGCGGGGTGGGCTTCGAGGGGTCCGTCACCGACCCCGAGGACCTCGCGGCACTCGTGACGGCGGCCACCGAGCGATACGGACGCGTCGACGCCGTGGTGAACAACACCGGCCACCCCGCGACGGGTGACCTCCTCGACGTCGACGACGAGGCGTGGCACGAGGGACTGGACCTCGTCCTGTTGAACGCCGTCCGGACGGCCCGCCTCGTCACGCCGGTGATGCGTGAGGGCGACGGCGGCGCGTTCGTGAACGTCTCGACGTTCTCGGCGTACGAACCGAGCGCCGAGTTCCCCGTCTCGTCGGTGCTCCGCGCCGGTCTCGGCGCGTTCACGAAACTGTACGCCGACCGCTACGCCGCGGACGGCATCCGGATGAACGCGGTCCTGCCGGGGTTCGTCGATAGCTACGACGTGGACGCGGAGACGCGGGACCGGATTCCGATGGGTCGCCCCGCGCGGACCGAGGAGATAGCCGACACCGTCGCGTACCTCCTCTCGCCCGCGGCGAGTTACGTCACTGGGCAGAACGTCCGCGTGGACGGGGGGCTGACCCGGAGCGTCTGAGTTCGAGACCGACTCGGCGGACGGGGTGACGCGGGCCGCCTACACGAACTCGATGGGTTGCGTGCCGTTGGTGACGTGCACCTCGAACGACATCGTCTCGACCGACTGTTCGGCGAGGTGCCAGTACGTGTCGGCCACGTCGTCGGGGTCCAGATACGCCGACTCGTCCTCGACGTCTCCCTCCGGCGGGCGGACGCTCCCGTCGATGACGACGTGCGCGACGTGGACGCCCTCGGGGCCGAGTTCGCGCGCCATCGACTGCGCCATCCCGCGCACGCCGAACTTCGCCGCCGAGAAGGCCAGAGACCCCTCGCGCCCGCGGACGGCGGAGGTAGCGCCCGTGAACAGGATGGTGCCGCCGTCGCCGTCGGTCATGTCGGCGGCGGCCTCCTGCGAGCAGACGAACCCGCCGCGGACGCCGACGGCCAACGCGTCGTCGAGTTCGGCCACGGAGAGGTCGCGCAGGCCCTTCCACGCCGCGCCACTCGCGTGGTTGACCAGCGTGTCGACGGGGCCGAGGGCGTCGCGAATCTCCGCGAACGCGTCGCGGACCTCGGCGGGTCGCGTGAGGTCCGTCGGGACGGCGAGTCCCGCCCCCGGCCCCTCGTCCAGTTCGTCGGCGAGCGATTCGACGTACGACGCGGAGCGTGCCAGAAGCGCGACGGCACAGCCCTCCGCGGCGAATCGGCGGGCGATGGACGCTCCGAGTCCGGGTCCGACACCGGCGACGACGACGACGTGTGTCATGGCCGTCACGTGGGCCGCCGGGGGCAAAACGGTGACTGCGACCGACGCGGTGGTGACGAGAGCGACGGCGGCGACGAGAGCGACGGCGGCGACGAGAGCGACGGCGGCGACGAGAGCGACGGTCGGCCACCGGAGAGCGCAAGGTTTGTGCGCCCCTGTCGCGACGCCACGGGTATGAAGACGACGGGCGGCACGGACGACCAGAAGCGCCGTGCGGCCGAACGCGCCGCCGAACTCGTTTCCTCGGGCGCGACGGTCGGCCTCGGCACCGGAAGCACCGCCGCGTTCGCCATCCGCGCTCTCGGCCGGGCCGTCGCCGACGGCGCCGACGTGCGCGGCGTCGCCACCTCGTTCGCCTCGCGCGAACTCGCCCGCGAGGTGGG from the Halogeometricum rufum genome contains:
- a CDS encoding SDR family oxidoreductase, giving the protein MASEDTDRVAIVTAAGRGIGAACARRLAADGYVPVLLSKSGAAVDVAEELGGVGFEGSVTDPEDLAALVTAATERYGRVDAVVNNTGHPATGDLLDVDDEAWHEGLDLVLLNAVRTARLVTPVMREGDGGAFVNVSTFSAYEPSAEFPVSSVLRAGLGAFTKLYADRYAADGIRMNAVLPGFVDSYDVDAETRDRIPMGRPARTEEIADTVAYLLSPAASYVTGQNVRVDGGLTRSV
- a CDS encoding SDR family NAD(P)-dependent oxidoreductase — protein: MTHVVVVAGVGPGLGASIARRFAAEGCAVALLARSASYVESLADELDEGPGAGLAVPTDLTRPAEVRDAFAEIRDALGPVDTLVNHASGAAWKGLRDLSVAELDDALAVGVRGGFVCSQEAAADMTDGDGGTILFTGATSAVRGREGSLAFSAAKFGVRGMAQSMARELGPEGVHVAHVVIDGSVRPPEGDVEDESAYLDPDDVADTYWHLAEQSVETMSFEVHVTNGTQPIEFV